The DNA region CGCAGGGAGCGCACATCCTCGACGTGGGGGGCGAGTCCACCCGTCCGGGCGCGGAGCGAGTCGCCCCGCGGATCGAGCAGGAGCGTGTGCTGCCGGTCGTCCGAGCACTGGCCGACGCGGGCATCGCGGTGAGCATCGACACGATGAACGCCTCCACCGCCCTGGCTGCGGCGCAGGCCGGTGCTCGTATCGTGAACGACGTCTCGGGCGGACTTGCGGACCCGGATCTGCTCGCGGCCGTCGCCTCCACGGGCGCCGACCTCGTGATCGGCCACTGGCGCGGCCCGTCCACGGACATGTACGCGCGTGCCGAGTACGCAGACGTCGTCGTGGAGGTGATCAGGGAGCTGTCCGAGCGGGTGCAGGCGGCTGCCGTTGCCGGCATCCCCCCCGCACGGGTGATTGTGGACCCGGGGATCGGGTTCGGCAAGAAGGGCGCACAGAACTGGGACGTGCTCACAGCGCTGCCGCGCATCGCCGGCCTCGGGCACCGTGTGCTGGTGGGCACCAGCCGCAAGCGCTTCCTGGCCGAGGCGCTCAGCGCGGATGCCGCTGACGACGTCTCGGAGTCGCGCCGCGATCTTGCCACCGCGATCACGAGTGTTCTGTCGGCTCAGGCGGACGCGTGGGCGGTCCGAGTGCATGATGTGGTCGGGACGCGGGACGCACTGCGGATCGCCGATGAGTGGTGGCACCCTGCCGCACGCCGAGCCTGAGGGAGAATTCGATGGACGTCGCGGACGAGATCACGCTGACCGGCCTGCGGGTGTTCGGTCGGCACGGGGTGTACGAGAGTGAGCGCCGGGACGGCCAGTACTTCATCGTCGACGCGACGCTCCACGTCAGCACCACGACGGCGGCGGCCAGCGACGATGTCGTCGATACGGTGCACTACGGCGAGGCGGCCGAGCAGATCGCCGCCATCGTCGCCGGAGAACCCGTCAACCTGCTCGAGACGCTCGCCCAGCGCATCGCCGACGCATTGCTCGGTTACGACGGGGTGCGCATGGTCGCGGTGACGGTGCACAAGCCGGAAGCGCCCATCCCGCTGCAGTTCGCCGACGTTTCCGTCACGATCCGCCGCAGCCGACCGGAATCCCGCTAGTGAGCCGCCGACTCGCCGAGGGAATCGACACCGACCCGCACCGGACCGATCCCGGGCCGGTGCGGGCGGTCGTCGCCCTCGGTGCCAACCTGGGCGACCGCGCGGCGACTCTCGAGGCGGCGATCCAGGACCTGCGGCGGCTGCCGCTGGTGGACGAGGTGCGCGCGTCCGCGCCGGTGGAGTCGGTGGCCGTCACGCCGGAGGGCCCGGATGCCGCGGCCCCGGCGTACCTGAACGCCGTCGCGCTGGTGACCACGCGGCTCGCGCCGTCCCTGCTGATGGAGTTCCTGCACCGGATCGAGACCCGCCACGGGCGTGAGCGGCACCAGCGGTGGGGGGATCGGACGCTGGATCTGGACCTCATCTCCTACGGCGCGGTGATCAGCGAAGACGTCTTGCTGACCCTGCCGCATCCACGGGCCGCTGAGCGCGACTTCGTGCTTCAACCGTGGCTGACGATCGATCCGGATGCGGAACTGCCCGGTCAAGGCAGGGTGGACGCGGTCCTGGATCGGCTGCGGAGCGGCTCGTGAGACGAACCGGGGCCGGCATCCTGCTGATCGCGGCGGCCATCGGAGTCGCCCTCGGGTTCCTGTTGGACCAGGGGCTCACCGCCGTGGGCCGGGCGACCTTCATCCCCTCCATCACCCTGCCGATCTTCCTGGTGCTGCTCGGCGGAATCGTCGTGGCGCTCGCGCTGCCCATCCGCCGTGCGACGCGGGGAGTGCACGGTCAGCCGGTCAACCCGTTCTGGGCGCTGCGCATCGCCATGCTGGCGAAGGCGTCGAGCATCGTCGGAGCCGCCGTCGGCGGCCTCGCCGGTGGTCTGGCGCTGTTCCTGCTGACCCGCCCGGTTTCTCCCTCGGTAGGCTCGTTGGGCGCCATCATCGCGACCCTCGTCTGCGGTGCACTGCTGGTGGCCGCAGGCTTGTATGCCGAGCATCTCTGCACGATCCGGAAGGACGACGATGACGAACAGCCCGGAGGCGACGACCCCGGACTCGCCACGTAGCGAGCCGCTCCCGGCGCAGCCTGGCTCCGCCGCCGCGCACGCGGACCTGCCCGTCCCGCCGACGGACGCCGCGTCGCTGGACGTCCTGGATTCCGGCACGTACTCGTCGATCCGCGAACCGCGCGCGGAGGGCCGGCTTCCGCTCGGCGACGGCACTTGGCATCAGCTGGCCCGTCAATACGTGTGGGTGCAGCTGATCTCCACGGGCGCGCTCGCTGTCCTGGTCCTGGCGGCCATGCTGCTGCTGACTCTGGTGTGGCACCAGTGGTGGGCGTGGATCCCGGGCGGGATCTTCCTGGTCATCCTCATCTGGACGATCGTGATCACGCCTCGTCAGGCGCGCGCCTACGGATATCAGCTGCGCCGCGACGACCTGGTGTTCCGTCGCGGCATCCTGTGGCAACGGGTGGTCGCCGTGCCGTATGGGCGGATGCAGCTCGTGGACATCACGCACGGCCCGCTGGACCGCGG from Microbacterium sp. zg-B185 includes:
- the folK gene encoding 2-amino-4-hydroxy-6-hydroxymethyldihydropteridine diphosphokinase — its product is MSRRLAEGIDTDPHRTDPGPVRAVVALGANLGDRAATLEAAIQDLRRLPLVDEVRASAPVESVAVTPEGPDAAAPAYLNAVALVTTRLAPSLLMEFLHRIETRHGRERHQRWGDRTLDLDLISYGAVISEDVLLTLPHPRAAERDFVLQPWLTIDPDAELPGQGRVDAVLDRLRSGS
- the folB gene encoding dihydroneopterin aldolase, yielding MDVADEITLTGLRVFGRHGVYESERRDGQYFIVDATLHVSTTTAAASDDVVDTVHYGEAAEQIAAIVAGEPVNLLETLAQRIADALLGYDGVRMVAVTVHKPEAPIPLQFADVSVTIRRSRPESR
- the folP gene encoding dihydropteroate synthase; its protein translation is MSTLIMGIVNVTPDSFSDGGRFVDPDAAIAHGLLLRSQGAHILDVGGESTRPGAERVAPRIEQERVLPVVRALADAGIAVSIDTMNASTALAAAQAGARIVNDVSGGLADPDLLAAVASTGADLVIGHWRGPSTDMYARAEYADVVVEVIRELSERVQAAAVAGIPPARVIVDPGIGFGKKGAQNWDVLTALPRIAGLGHRVLVGTSRKRFLAEALSADAADDVSESRRDLATAITSVLSAQADAWAVRVHDVVGTRDALRIADEWWHPAARRA
- a CDS encoding DUF3180 domain-containing protein; translated protein: MRRTGAGILLIAAAIGVALGFLLDQGLTAVGRATFIPSITLPIFLVLLGGIVVALALPIRRATRGVHGQPVNPFWALRIAMLAKASSIVGAAVGGLAGGLALFLLTRPVSPSVGSLGAIIATLVCGALLVAAGLYAEHLCTIRKDDDDEQPGGDDPGLAT
- a CDS encoding PH domain-containing protein translates to MTNSPEATTPDSPRSEPLPAQPGSAAAHADLPVPPTDAASLDVLDSGTYSSIREPRAEGRLPLGDGTWHQLARQYVWVQLISTGALAVLVLAAMLLLTLVWHQWWAWIPGGIFLVILIWTIVITPRQARAYGYQLRRDDLVFRRGILWQRVVAVPYGRMQLVDITHGPLDRGFGIAQLKLVTAAASTGVVIPGLKQEAAERLRDTLVDVAETRRTGL